TCTGGGTCTTTACTGCAGTTCCCAAGGTTGTGGGGGAGGGAAGTGGAGAAAACAAGCAATTGTTGAGGACTTACTATATGCCTGGCCCTGTGCAAAGCGTTTTACATACCTTATCTCATTTGACCTTCATAACAACACTTCAAGGTAGTTATTATCATTCTTGTTTATTTCCACactcatttcacagataaagaaaggAGGCTTAAAATGACCCAGGGTCACACcactagttttctttctttataacctacatatattttatttttacttttatttgcatttattttttgcaaCATTTATTCCTGGGCCATAAGCTTTTGTTTCTGCAGTTTCTTATGGGATATCTGTTTCTTCTGTGCAACCTCCTCTTTTGGTTTAAgaacaatctgttctttttcagtaaggatcctctggggttttctgggtcaaGTGAATAACACACCATTTTTAGACatcacctcaggcttccctgatggctcagatggtaaagcgtctgcctgcaacgcaggagactttggttcgatccctgggttgggaagatctcctggagaagggaatggcaacccactccagtactcttgcctggaacatcccatggatggaggagcctggtaggctacagtccatggggttgtaaagagtcggacatgactgagcgtcttcactttcactatcaggCTGCTTACTGGGAAAGCTATAACCTACCTAATTTTTTAAGAAGGGATTTCAGATGGGCTCTTATGATTCAAGCTGGGTCCTGAGCCCAGAATCCCAGATAGCTCTGTTATACCAAATCACCACCACCAGAGGATTcaggttctcaggaggcaggtcaggcagggTGCCAGATGTTCAGAGGGCAGCTTAGTTTCCTTGGGGATCTTACCAAGCTGCTCATCACTTCATGCTCCTCAAGGATGTCAGCCAGTGCTTAGGAGCTAAGACACAGGGGGTCTCTTGCCAGCCTGATATGCCCTTCCCACTTCATCCTATCTCACTACTTACTACCCTCTCTacttcctctgtgtgtgtatgtgtgtgtgtgcacacacacactcagtcatgtccaactctttgagaccccagggactgtagcctgccaggcttctctttccaagggattctccagacaagaatactggagtgggttggcatgccctcttccaggggatcttcccaacccagggatcaaacccacatctccagcatctcctgccttggcagatgagttctttaccactagcgtcacctgggaagccctttctactTACCATCCTCTCAGAAGTCAAAATTTCTGCCTACCAGCCTTGGATCCCACTCCATCTTAATTCCTTTTGAGAGCCCAGTAAGATAAGGACAGAGATGCAGATGCAGGAGCTGTTTgtttggaaaatgttttattgGAGTTACTGAGGCAGCAAGCAAAAGGTGATCATAGGATGGTGATCAGTAGCCCGCTCTTGCAGTGGCATCAGCAGCGCTGGGTTTCTGGGTCACTGGGCATCAGGAGTTGCACTCCTCAGTCCTTTCAGCTGAGAGAGAGAGGGTACAGTCAGATTGGAGACCCTGGGGCACGGGAAGCCAGGATCCTAAGGAAGTCCAGGATAGGGTGGGGTTCTGACAGAGAGGACTCACTGCTCTGGTCTAAGTTCCTATTCTCTTCTGAGTTATAGTGGCTGCAATTTCCCTTAgacttattttgttgttgttgtgttttaaatttttattgcggcatagttgatttacaatgttgtattagtttcaggtgtacagcaatgtgaatctgttatacatatatgcactctttttttagattcctttcccatctaggccattacagagtattgagtagagttccctgtgctatacagcaggtctttattagctatctattttatttgtagtagtgtgtgtatgttagtcccaatcttccaatttatccctcccctcccttaCCCACTGGCAATCATAAGTCTATTTTCCATATCAGcaactctgtttttgttttgtagataggtcATTGGTAGCTTTTTTTTAGATatctcatataagtgatatcatgtgatatttgccGTTCCCTGTCTGACTTAGCTTTAGTCAGAAGAACGTTTAGCCCGCTTTCATTTCCTTACTCTCCTGCTCAGATCCTCTGCTTTTCCCCTCGCCCCCAGCCTCCTTTCTCTCCTAATGCCCACCTCCTCTTACCTTAGGAAAGGCATCCCAGTTGAGGAAAGGAAGTTTCCTTTTGATAGACTaagacagaaaatgagaaagagagtGATGTGTTACAGGTCAGGTGAACACGGATCAGTAAGCTCTTGTTGCAGAGTTCTCTGAAGTGGTGATGGTGTCATTGTCTTATAAATACAGTAAGAATGAATATTTTCTGAGCCTGTAATCTGTGCTTGCCTTGCACAGACTACTTTACAGGCACGATTTCACTTGGTCTTTGCAGCAATCTTTTGATTTCAGTACTGACATCatacccacttcacagatgaggaaactgaggctcagagaactgAAGACATTTGCGTGAGGGCACATAGGATGTGCAGGATCACGCACCACAGGCTCTACTTTCAGTTCTGCCATGgacttagctttcttttttttttttaatatttattttcacttagttatttggctatgctgagtcttagttgtggcatgtgggatctagttccctgaccaaggatcaaacctgggccccttttGCATTatccaccggaccaccaggaaagtccttggcTTTAGCCTTCTAAATTTAGGTAAGTCACTCAACTTAGGACCTCATTTTCTTCCTGGAGGATGAGGATGAGGTTTGAATAAACCCTCGACTGATTAAGTTCTTACTTTTCAGGGATTGTCTTTGTGGGTCACATTAGGGAAACGAAGTGTGGCCACGACCGCCTCCCAGGGGAACTTTCTTTAGCTGGGCAGCATTCCAGCGGGACAGCTACTCCCTCCTAGAACCCAGGAAAGCACCAAAAGGGCTAGACCAGGATGTGTTGCCCCTACCCGGGGAAACAATCAGGAGAGAAAGGGCACCCAAGCTCTTACCTCAAAGAGAGCGTGCCAGTTCAGGAATTCATCGTTCTTGAAAGCCTttgcagagagagaaagggaccAGAAGAGGGTCACTTCCAGGGAAGGACAGAGCTTAGCCCCTGGCCCTCTGGGAAGAGTGAGGGACCGAGGAAACCCTGCAAGCTCTCCACCCAGGCATCAGTCTCCTTGAGGATGGGAGTGTGTGTGGAGGCCACTCTAGAGAATGAAACTTACTGATCGCAACTTGTCAATGTTCAGGAACTGGGCATTAAAGGCCTAGGCAAAGAAGCAGGGTGTTAAGAAAGTTACTGGAGAACACTGAAGAGACAGGGGACAAACTCATAGTCGGACGGCGAAAACAGGTTGTTTACCTCGGGTCCTGCTGCATAATTACCAATGGTGGTCTCTTCCTGAAAagtgaagaagagaaaggggcTAAATGATAGCCTGATGGCAAATCACCTTCCCCAAAGCCTCTCTGCCCCTTGCCGCCCTCCACAGGCCAGCCCCATTCTCCATCCCGGGGGGCCTCAGTTAGCCCACTCTGTCCCAGCATGGTGGCGAACGGTAGACAGATATACAGGTGACAAGAAAGGGATTGGAGGGTGGCATGAGGGAGGCAGAGAGTTCGGAGCCCAAGCCTGCATCCCTTGTACgcagcaggaggagagggtggagaaAAGAGGACTCCTCCCAAGAAGAACTGGCTTGTGTGGTTCTGTGGTAGGCTCGGGGTGTTCTTGAGACACCCCCACTTAACCCACAAAGCTGGGTGCGGGAGATTAGCAGGCAGGTGGGACCCCTTTCTGCCTTTAGTTGATGGAGCTTGGTTTGCTTTGTGACTTGATTGCCACCAGAGTCCCGGTCTCCATCTCTCTACTCCAGCTGGTACAAGCCCCCATCCCCGGACCTCAGTGCCTCCAGTCTGTCACCCTCCCCAACTCAGCTGCCCAGCTTCACCCCcccttatttcttccttcccacaaCAGCGGTCACAAACAGTAGCCCACAGGCTAGACCCAAATTTTGACATCGCATCGTAatttggcttgtttgttttttaatttgaattaaacatttttaattagtAAGAGTTCATAAATCAGATTTCCAGGTTCTCTGGAAAACTTTTCAACTCCGGCCACACTGGGTACCTTTTCCCACTTAGCAGCAGGCAGGTGGCATATGGACTGTCCTTTTTGAGCTGGGGTAAGTTCGTGTCACCTCCCCTTTTGCTCCCCAACGACATTTGCTCCCATCCTACGCAGTGGAGTCGTTGACTTTCATATCCAGCGTGGACATTCTCCCCCAACAGTGGGATAAGGTGGGAAGAGAGGGACCTCAGGGGTTTTCCTGAGGTCAAAAAAAGGTGTGGTTGAACCCAGATGACCAGCCTCAGCCCCTGTCCCCTCTCAGGATGTCCAGCCTCCACCCCACACTTGACCATCCTTTCCAGAAACATAAGCCTCTCTGCCCCTTCCCAGGAATGCTTTGTCTCCTTCCTCCTGTCTTCCCTTCCTCAGAGACCCAGCTTCCCCTTCAGCCCCTGGGAATGGCCAGAGGTAAGAGCCACTTCTCCAGTAACGGATGgaggataaagaaactgaggagtAAATCAGCTAATAAGAGAAGCCAGGTGACATTGCTCACCTCAGAGCTGGCCAGCGCCGCCCCCTGAGCAGAGTGGAGTGCCAGGACAGAGAGAAGAACGGCCACGGGAAGAACGGGGATCTTCATGATGGCAAGTTTGGGGTGCTCTGAGACAAGGCAACCCAAGGCTTGCCCTTTATATTCCCAGGGAGACAGATCTGAGCAGAACTGGGGTCCCCGCCCCACTGACTCACCTCCAGATCCTATTGCCCACCCCTGGGGCTCTGGGAAGGGGAGGTGTGGACTGTTCCCTACTTACCTTGGATTTCTCAATTCACGTACTGCCCTGGGCACTACAAAGGTGAGCCAGCAATGGGGTTCTTCATGCAAACAGAGCTGAGATGGAGACAGGTTGGACCTGTCCCTCCAAGTGATTGGCAGTGGCACCCAAGCAACCTGTCCTTTCGTCTTTGTCTCCTTTCCTTGTAGCTCTTGGTTCCTCGTTTATAATTCAGGCTTTTTCCCACCCTATCCAATTCTGTCTAaactccctacactgtcactgaaGGCCTACCAGGCTCTGGCCTCAACCCAGCTTTctaactttttcttcctttcactccCTTTGCACATACCTCATGTTCTGGCCAAACTGAACTCCTTACCAAAACTACCCTTTTACTCCCTCCTCCAAGCAGCtgcccatgctgctgctactgctgctaagtcgcttcagttgtgtccgactctgtgtacccccatagacggcagcccatgaggctcccccttccctgggattctccaggcaagagcactggagtgggttgccatctccttctccaatgcatgaaagtgaaaagtgaaagtgaagtcgctcagtcgtgtccaactcttagcgaccccatggactgcagcccaccaggcccctccgtccatgggattttccaggcaagagggctggagtggggtgccattgccttctcttctctccacttttGTTCTCAGAACCCAACACCCATCTTAGATAAAGCTTCCTTGATATCTCTCATCACCTGTTATCCCTGACTCCAAaacttttccctccctcctcagaACTGCCATAGCAGTTCATTTGTATCTCTCTGGCATGGTACCTAGAGTCACTTCTGTTCTTCCCTCTTAGAATGTCAAGTTCCTTGAGGTCAAGGACTATATCTTGATCATCTTTATATCCCCCAGCACCGCGCCTTAGAATGGAGCGAGATTCTACAGATGCTAGATTAAGCGTCTTAGAATATAAACATCCTTCCACCAAGTTGTACACTTTCTTCCTCTGTCCACCTTTTACTCTTGGATCTTCAGAGAGGTAACTATCTTGACCTTAGACAGAGAACTGAGAAACACAGGAAAGCAAAAACAGGTCTTAGAGCTACCCAGTTGGAGATGGGCTCTAGGTGCTAAACTTTGAGTGCCTACACCATTTCGCTGAGCTGATTCtgttccccaccccactcccccagcTTGGAAGTTGTATCATCTCAAAGCAACAAACCACCCTCATCAAGCAGCCTTCTCTGCAGCGAGGTTCAGGCAGCCCAACCAGTTCCTGATGTAACAGGGAGGTTCTGGAATGAAGATGGGTGCTGCCTGGACAAGGCAAGATCTCCTTTAAGAGTGGGCtcttaggacttccctagtgatccagcgGTTAAAACTGCATCTTCCAGTGCAgcgggtgtgggtttgatccctggtctgagagctCTGATCTCACAAAACTTATGGCCAAACAACCAGAACATAAACaatagaagcagtattgtaacaaattcaataaagagttttaaaatggcccatatcaaaaaaaaaaaaaaaaaaaaacctttaagaaAAGAAGACTGGGCTCTTTACCCCAGCCTGATGGGCTTCACAGAGATAGCAGGCGTAGTGGGGGAGGGCTGGGTCTTTCTCAGCAACAGTCTCCTTGAACCCCAGAAGCTGGAACATCGGTTTaattctcctcctgtccccacacCCCAGTCCCCGACATCCTGCCCCTCTTTAGCCTCAGGAAGCCTCCTCTGTCTTTCTAACAGCACCTCCCCCTCTGCAGAGCTGTCTGAGGAGACAGTGTTTGAGAAACCATCCAGCACGGATGACCAGGTCACCATGCATGTCACGCAAGGTTGGTGCTCGTGGAGGGGACAAGTGAGAAAATGACAGATGGGTGGAGCACCTCCCAAAAAGGTTTTCTGGAGGACATGAGTTTTTTAATGCGTAATGAATTCTTACCAGCTAATTAACAGGGCCTGAAGGAGCTCGTTAACCACCGTTCTCTCAGCATAGGGTCAACAGTGAATGAAGCTGAATGAACAATGAACCAACTGGGACTTCCtcggtgttccagtggttaagaatcccccttccaacgcaggggacacaggttcaattcctgatcgtggaactaagatcccacgtgctgcaggacaactaagcccgtgagccacaactgcagagaagcctgcacacccaaACAAAAGAccgcacatgctgcaactaaggcccaaaGCAGctgtaaataaaaaatacataaataataatgaagaaTGACCAAAATGAAGACTCGACCAAGGAGAGCCGATGTGATGTAAAGAAGTCCCACCAGACCTGCTAACGAAGGAACACTTCGGCCTGGATCACCTAGAAAAACAGACCAGCCCAGCACCATCACCTCTCCGGCTCCAGAGAACTTTTGCAACAAACTGATTTCCCTGTTTTCCTTTCCACCTCATGCAAATGCTGCTAATAATAACGTGAGCCAGTTTATTGATGTCCTACTCTGTGGCAGGCCTTGCGCTAAGCGCTCGAAGTGCGTGATCTCACTGAAATCCCACAGAGCTCCTGTGAGGCGGGTATTACAATTATCTACCGTCTGTAGGCAGGAGAATCACAGCACACGGAGGTTAAACCGCTCACCCTTGGTCGCACAGCCAGGGCGTGGTGAGGCCAGCATTACAACCCCAGATTCCAGAGCCGGCACCTGTATCACTCCTTTCCTGTACTGTGTCTTGCAGGGGGTCTcagcctgcacacctagagcctTGTAGGAATTAGACCCACACCCTGAGAGCTGGGGGGCAAAGCTGCAGGGAACCCCTACTAGTCCTCTGCAACAGGTgtcctgttttttaatttttatttgcttaattttcggctgtgctgggtctttgttgctgtatggactttctctagttgcagcgagtgggggctactctagttgtgatGCGCAAGCTTCTctttgcggtggtttctcttgtggcagagtacaggctctagaaTGCACGGGCTCAATcactgtggcccatgggcttagttactccaaagcatgtaggatcttcctggaccagggattgaaccagtgtcccctgcattggcaggcagattcttaatcgcTGGACAACCAAGAAAGTCTCAAGTGTCCTTTTGTGGTATGTGGCCTGCACAGCCATAGACGGCAACTCTGAGCAGGCATACATTAATTTCAGCAAATtaaaatgcaatctcaaaaatgacagaatgatctctgttcatttccaaggcaaaccattaaatacacagtaatccaagtctatgccccaaccagcaacgctaaagaagctgaagtggaacagttttatgaagacctacaagaccttctagaaccaacacccaaaaaaagatctccttttcattatagcggactggaatgcaaaattaggaagtcaagaaatatctggagtaacaggcaaatttggccttggagtacagaatgaagcagggcaaaggctaacagacttttgccaagagaatgcaccactcctagtaaacaccctcttccaataacacaagagaagattctacacatggacatcaccagatggtcaataccaaaatcagatggattatattctttgcagccaaagttggagaagttctatacagtcagcaaaaacaagaccaagagctgactgtggctcagaccatgaactctttattgccaaattcagacttaaattgaagaaagtggggaaaaccactaggtcattcaggtatgacctaaatcaaatcccttataattatacagtagaagtgagaagtagattcaagggattagatctgatagacagagtgcctgaagaactatggacggaggtttgtggcactgtacaggaggcagggatcaagactatccccaaggaaaagaaatgcaaaaaggccaaatgcTTGTCTGAGagggccttacaaacagctatgaaaagaagagaagtgaaaggcaaaagagcaaaggaaagatatacccaattgaatgcaaatttccaaagaatagcaaggagaaacaagaaagctttcctcagtgatcaatccaaagatatagaggaaaacaatagaatgggaaagactagagatctcttcaagaaaattagagataccaagggaacatttcatgcaaagatggacacaataaaggacagaaatggtatggacctaacagaagcagaagatattaagaagaggaggcaagaatacacagaagaaccatgcaaaaaaaaaaacttcacgtcccagataatcacgatggtgtgatcactcacctagagccagacatcctggaatgtgaagtcaagtgggccttaggaagcatccctacgaacaaagctagtggaggtgatggcattccaattgagctatttcaaatcctaaaagatgatgctgtgaaagtgatgtacgcaatatgccagcaaatctggaaaactcagcagtggccacaggactggaaaaggtcaatttttattctaatcccaaagaaaggcaatgccaaagaatgctcaaactaccgcacaattgcactcatctcacatgctagtgaagtaatgctcaaaattctcccaaccaggcttcaacagtacgtgaaccgtgaacttccaggtgttcaagctggttttaaaaaaggcagaggaaccggagatcaaattgccaacatccgctggatcactgaaaaagcaagagagttccagaaaaacatctacttctgctttattgactatgccaaagactttgactgtgtagatcacaataaactgtggaaaattctgaaagagatgagaataccagaccacctgacctacctcttgagaaatctgtatgcaggtcaggaagcaatggttagaactggacatagagcaacaaactggttccaaataggaaaaggagtacatcaaggctgtatattgtcactctgcttatttaacttaaatgcagagtacatcatgagaaatgctggactggatgaagcacaagctggactcaagattattgggagaaatatcaataatctcagatatgcagatgacaccacacttaaagcagaaagcaaagaactaaagagcctcttgatgaaagaggagaatgaaaaagttggcttaaaacttaacattcagaaaactaagatcatgccatcacttcatggcaaatagatggggaaacagtggaaacagtgacagactttatttttggaggctccaaaatcactgcagatggtgactgcagccatgaaattaaaagatgcttgctccttggaagaaaaagtatgaccaacctatacagcatattaaaaaacagagacattattttgtcaacaaaagtcgGTCTAATcaaggttttggtttttccagtagtcatgtgtggatgtgagagttggactataaagaaagctgagagccaaagaactgatgcttttgaactgtggtgttggagaagactcttgagagtcccttggactacaaggagatccaactaggccatcctaaaggaaatcagtcctgaatattcattggaaggactgatactgaagctgaaaccccaatactttgtctacctgatgcgagaaactgactcattggaaaagaccctgatgctgggaaagattgaaggtgggaggaaaaggggacgacagagcatgagatggttggatggcatcaccaactcaatggacgtgagtttgaataaactctgggagttggtgatggacagggaggcctggcgtgctgcagtccatggagtcccaaagagttggacacaactgaacaactgaactgactaactgaagcTGTGTTCTTATCAACTGGAAACAGAGAACTAAGATTAAATGGTCCTCACTGAGCATATGCCCCAGAATGAAATTGTAATTGACTCAGATTCCAGATGCCTCTTATAGTTTGAGCATTTTGCCACACCAAGGGTGTGTTTAAAGATAGTCTTCTAGTGTTTAAAGATAGGTGCTTTTATATAATGCCTCTAAACACAAGCCTATTGTTTCATGTGCACAACCCAAGAAATTCCATTCACgttctggagaaaaacaaattggGTGTGCCACattgaactctgctcaatgttacgtagCAGCCTGGACGGGAAggcagtttggaggagaatggttacatgtatacatacggctgagtccctttgctgtccacttgaaactaccACAATGTTGTTCATcggctatacttcaatataaaattaaaagttaaaacaaaaacaactggcCGTGCCAGACTTATGATTATTTCCATTTGACACCTtcttggtcaggaagcaacagttagaactggacatagaacaacagactggttccaaataggaaaaggagtatgtcaaggctgtatattgtcaccctgcttatttaactaatatgcaaagtacatcatgagaaacgctggactggaagaaacacaagttggaatcaagattgctgggagaaatatcaataacctcagatatgcagatgacaccacccttatggcagaaagtgaagaggaactaaaaagcctcttgatgaaagtgaaacaggagagtgtaaaagttggcttaaagctcaacattcagaaaacgaagatcatggcatctggtcccatcacttcatgggaaatagatggggaaacagtggaaacagtagctgactttattttggggggctccagaatcactgcagatggtgactgcagccatgaaattaaaagatgcttactcctgggaagaaaagttatgaccaacctagatagcatattcaaaagcagagacattactttgccgactaaggtccgtctagtcaaggctatggtttttccagtggtcatgtatggatgtgagagttggactgtgaagaaggctgagcacagaagaattgatgcttttgaactgtggtgttggagaagactcttgagagtcccctggactgcaaggagatccaaccagtccattctgaaggagatcagccctgggatttctttggaaggaatgatgctaaagctgaaacttcagtactttggccacctcatgtgaagagttgactcattggaaaagactctgatgctggaagggattgggggcaggaggagaa
Above is a genomic segment from Ovis canadensis isolate MfBH-ARS-UI-01 breed Bighorn chromosome 14, ARS-UI_OviCan_v2, whole genome shotgun sequence containing:
- the KRTDAP gene encoding keratinocyte differentiation-associated protein isoform X2, giving the protein MKIPVLPVAVLLSVLALHSAQGAALASSEEETTIGNYAAGPEAFKNDEFLNWHALFESIKRKLPFLNWDAFPKLKGLRSATPDAQ
- the KRTDAP gene encoding keratinocyte differentiation-associated protein isoform X1, which gives rise to MKIPVLPVAVLLSVLALHSAQGAALASSEEETTIGNYAAGPEAFNAQFLNIDKLRSAFKNDEFLNWHALFESIKRKLPFLNWDAFPKLKGLRSATPDAQ